In one Oryza glaberrima chromosome 2, OglaRS2, whole genome shotgun sequence genomic region, the following are encoded:
- the LOC127761120 gene encoding BAG family molecular chaperone regulator 5, mitochondrial, with protein MGSYHYTSTSHFFFAGGGEGEYSSYKGTGSTDTHRPTTVRIPVTTPGPERPPDDAAAARIQAAFRGHLVRRHAAAVRGADDEATRLERLLRRQETVDAVRGDERERARFSEALMAVLLRLDAVPGYYPAVREARRAVTRRVVGLQEVFDAVLAAPDAADTCGVPASLDQVLEGIWGESPAAPPPPPAAVEVEEEVVRSPCWRRFFGGV; from the coding sequence ATGGGCTCCTACCACTACACCTCCACCTCCCacttcttcttcgccggcggcggcgagggggagtaCTCCAGCTACAAGGGTACTGGTAGCACCGACACCCACAGGCCCACCACCGTGCGGATCCCGGTTACCACCCCGGGCCCGGAGCGGCCGccggacgacgcggcggcggccaggatCCAGGCCGCGTTCCGGGGGCACCTGGTGAGGAGGCACGCCGCGGCCGtccgcggcgccgacgacgaggcgacGCGGCTGGAGCGGCTGCTCCGGAGGCAGGAGACCGTGGACGCCGTCCGCGGCGACGAGCGCGAGCGGGCGCGGTTCTCGGAGGCGCTCATGGCCGTGCTGCTCCGCCTCGACGCCGTCCCGGGGTACTACCCGGCCGTGCGGGAGGCGCGCCGCGCCGTGACCCGCCGCGTGGTGGGGCTGCAGGAGGTGTTCGacgccgtgctcgccgcgcccgacgccgccgacacGTGCGGGGTCCCCGCCAGCCTGGATCAGGTCCTCGAGGGGATCTGGGGAGAGTCGccggctgcgccgccaccgccgccggcggcggtggaggtggaggaggaggtggtgaggAGTCCGTGCTGGAGGAGATTTTTCGGGGGAGTGTAG